The Chryseobacterium oranimense genome contains the following window.
CCCGGAAAACTTTATCTGCTCTCAGGTCCTGGACAACGAAACCATGAAACCCATACTGGAAAGAACCACAAAATGCTGGTATACTTTGGACGAAAACGGTGAAAAATATGCCGCCATAGAATTCAGCTATCAGGAAGACGGAAAACTGGAACTTGCTATAGACAAGACGCCAGACCCTGACAACGACCTGGAGTGGCAGTATTATGAATATTCAACCTTTAAGGATCTTCAAAGCAGGATGCCAGAAAATATAAGCTATTACAAAACAGCAGTTCTCCTTCCTGAAACTGTAAATCAGGAATGCTCAATTAATCAAAATTAAAATAACCATTCTGAACTCCGGAAAACTTTTAAACCCGGCACTCGGATCTTTTGTTTTATGACGATCCACGATCTGATTACATGATTCGTTGATTGGGCTACGTTTACTTTTCCTGCTTCTATGATCTTTGTACCATTATTTAAACCGAATAAAAATGGAAACAAAAAAAGTATGGTTCGTAACAGGAGCCTCAAAAGGTCTGGGACTGGCCTTAGTGAAAAAATTATTGGCAAAAAACTATCGCGTAGCTGCAGCCACAAGAAACATACAGTCTTTAATCTCAGAAATCGGAGAACAATCTGAAGCATTTCTGCCTCTCGAACTGAATTTAACGGATAACGAAGACGTACATTCAGCTGTTTTAAAAACAATTGATCATTTCGGACAGATTGATATCGTGGTGAACAATGCCGGATACGGGCAGATCGGTACCCTGGAAGAACTGACAGATAAAGAAGCAAGAGCCAATTTTGACGTCAATGTATTTGGTACCCTGAATGTGATCAGGAATACTGTTCCTTATCTCCGGGAGCAAAAATCAGGACATGTGTTTAATATTTCTTCTATTGGAGGGTATTCCGGAAATTTTCCGGGTTGGGGAATTTATTGTGCAACAAAGTTTGCAGTAGCAGGGCTGACTGAATCGCTGGCTGAAGAAATTAAAGAATTCGGGGTTCATGCAACTGTAGTCTATCCCGGCTATTTCCGAACAGATTTCCTAAGTAAAGATTCTGTGAAAACACCGGCAAATCCAATCCAGGTGTATGAAACGGCCAGAAGTTCCGAACAGGCCCATCTTAACGAGATCAACGGAAATCAGCCTAACGATCCTGAAAAAGGTGCAGAAGCCCTGATTGCACTCAGTGAAGTAGAGAATCCACCGGTTCATTTTCTTTTGGGAAGCGGTACTTCCGAATTTCTGGATGCAAAAATCAAAACCATTACCGGTGATGCCAAACAATGGGAAGCCCTGACAGTGTCTACGGTAATATAAATTCCCTTTTTGACCATTAAAATTACAATCCTTCGACTGCGTTCCGGCCAACGGATGTTTTTTAAATGTCATGCTGAGCGTAGTCAAAGCATTGTACATAAAAAATTAGATTAAGATTATTACCATATCCTTCGACTGCGCTCAGGATGACACTGCATCAGCCATCATTAATACTTTGGACATTATACAATTTACTAAATTAGCATTATGAAACCTCCATTCCGCTTTAGCACAATTTCAGAATTTCATGCCTTCTGTAATCTTCCCGGCCCTGAACATCCCATGATCAGCCTGATTGATTACAGCAAGGTGAACTATCCTACAGATGACAGTGAGCTGAAATGGATCCAGAATTTTTACTCCATCGGTCTGAAACGTAATGTGAATGCTAAGTTTAACTACGGCCAGCAGAAATATGACTTTGATTCCGGAGTTTTATGTTTTGTTTCTCCGCTTCAGTTTCTGAAACTGGAAATAAAACCTGATGTGGTGGTAGAACCTACTGGCTGGCTGCTGGTCATTCATCCGGATTTCCTCTGGAATACCCCACTCGCAAAGAAGATAAAATCTTACGACTTTTTTAAGTATAATGTTAATGAAGCTCTTTTTCTTTCAGATAAAGAAGAAAAGGTTGTTGTAGACATTCTGAAAAATATAGAGCGGGAATACCAGTCGAATATCGATAAATTCTCTCAGGAACTGATTGCTGCCCAGATTGAGCTCCTGCTTATTTATTCGGAACGTTTTTATGAACGGCAGTTTTTCACCCGGAAAAAATCCAGCCACGAGCTTCTGGAGAGATTTGAGGAGGTACTTTCCAAGTATATTGACAGCGGAAATCTTATAGAACACGGAATCCCCTCTGTAAAGACTATAGCCGCAGAAATGAATATTTCGTCCAATTATTTAGGATCTTTGCTAAGGATTCATACCCAGCAAAATACCCAGCAGCATATCCAGAACAAACTCATCGACCTGGCCAAAGAACGCCTCAGCACCACACACCTTTCGGTAAGTGAAATTGCTTATGAATTGGGTTTTGAGCATCCGCAGTCTTTCAGCAAACTGTTTAAG
Protein-coding sequences here:
- a CDS encoding SDR family NAD(P)-dependent oxidoreductase, whose protein sequence is METKKVWFVTGASKGLGLALVKKLLAKNYRVAAATRNIQSLISEIGEQSEAFLPLELNLTDNEDVHSAVLKTIDHFGQIDIVVNNAGYGQIGTLEELTDKEARANFDVNVFGTLNVIRNTVPYLREQKSGHVFNISSIGGYSGNFPGWGIYCATKFAVAGLTESLAEEIKEFGVHATVVYPGYFRTDFLSKDSVKTPANPIQVYETARSSEQAHLNEINGNQPNDPEKGAEALIALSEVENPPVHFLLGSGTSEFLDAKIKTITGDAKQWEALTVSTVI
- a CDS encoding helix-turn-helix domain-containing protein, whose translation is MKPPFRFSTISEFHAFCNLPGPEHPMISLIDYSKVNYPTDDSELKWIQNFYSIGLKRNVNAKFNYGQQKYDFDSGVLCFVSPLQFLKLEIKPDVVVEPTGWLLVIHPDFLWNTPLAKKIKSYDFFKYNVNEALFLSDKEEKVVVDILKNIEREYQSNIDKFSQELIAAQIELLLIYSERFYERQFFTRKKSSHELLERFEEVLSKYIDSGNLIEHGIPSVKTIAAEMNISSNYLGSLLRIHTQQNTQQHIQNKLIDLAKERLSTTHLSVSEIAYELGFEHPQSFSKLFKQKTNLSPLEFRKLFN